In Citrus sinensis cultivar Valencia sweet orange chromosome 2, DVS_A1.0, whole genome shotgun sequence, a single genomic region encodes these proteins:
- the LOC102625105 gene encoding enhancer of mRNA-decapping protein 4-like isoform X1, whose amino-acid sequence MASNQAGGGGGGVTGGGGSGGFDMNKLLKPSSNPMNMIPNSTNLTTSPSFPSPSSVSSPSPYLTPSSSYPPPTGPYPPYHYYPSPPPPQHQLFQQQQQQQQNRPQILYPQQIPQPPSPSHNPNPNSTSSSSSGNNLLMAFFANQHQHQPPSPTLPPPSDSTVVIPSAPPVRLRSSKVPKGRHLIGNHSVYDIDVRLDGEVQPQLEVTPITKYISDPGLVLGRQIAVNRNYICYGLKLGNIRILNIITALRSLLRGHTQRVTDMAFFAEDVHLLASASVDGRFFIWNITEGPDEEDKPQILGKIVVAIQILADGDSVHPRVCWHPHKQEILMLAIGNRILKIDSNRVGKGERFSAEEPLKCPVDELINGVQLVGKHDGEITELSMCQWLTTRLASASLDGTVKIWDDRKSTPLAVLRPYDGHPVNSVTFLIGPHPQHIVLITGGPLNRELKIWASAEEEGWLLPSDIESWKCTQTLELKSSAELRLEDAFFNQVVALNRAGLFLLANAKKNAIYAIHMDYGPNPASTRMDYIAEFTVTMPILSLTGTTTDASPDGEHIVQIYCVQTQAIQQYALDLSQCLPPPLENAELEKTDSNATRAFDVANPDGSASLESSHGTKSADVGTTSLVPPILSSSTESVPIASRPEGLPSSEVSSLSENASGAETKPSALPSGNAENIHSASPPLPLSPRLSRKSSGYRSPSNGFEPSAQPNEHGSEQAVTDYSVDRRTNTSKEKMADVPSSGDNLWKGDRNSAQNDISMVPDPPVVFKHPTHLVTPSEILSTAASSSENSQFSQRMNVGEAKVQDAVVNNDAEGVEVEVKVVGETGGLKNEFNSRESHATVTEKKEKSFYSQASDLGIQMARDCCMGTYNVDGIRQASDVEAQDRPSNNGEVEEQDMSKDTPAKVGASEASMVILQSPSPAAKGRKQKGKNSQISGTSSPSPSPYNSADSSNEPACISGAPSTDATMSQLLAMQDMLNQMMSTQKEIQKQMNSVVSAPVNKEGKRLEASLGRSIEKVVKANSDALWARFQEENAKHEKLERDRMQQITNLITNTINKDLPAILEKTLKKEIAAVGPAVARAISPTLEKSISSAIMESFQKGVGEKAVSQLEKSVSSKLETTVARQIQAQFQTSGKQALQDALRSNLETSIIPAFEMSCKAMFEQIDSTFQKGLIKHTTAIQQQFETAHSPMAIALRDAINSATSITQTLSGELADGQRKLLAMAAAGANTKTGTSLVTQSSNGPLAGLHEMVEAPLDPTKELSRLIAERKYEEAFTGALHRSDVSIVSWLCSQVDLPGILSTVPLPLSQGVLLALLQQLACDISKETPRKLAWMTDVAVAINPADPMISMHVRPIFEQVYQILGHQRNLPSTSASEANSIRLLMHVINSVLMSCK is encoded by the exons ATGGCTTCAAATCAAGcgggaggaggaggaggaggagtcACGGGCGGTGGAGGCAGTGGAGGGTTTGACATGAACAAGCTATTGAAACCAAGTTCAAATCCAATGAATATGATTCCAAACTCAACAAATCTAACGACGTCACCGTCATTTCCGAGTCCATCTTCGGTTTCATCACCGTCTCCGTATTTAACACCGTCTTCGTCTTATCCTCCACCAACTGGTCCATATCCACCTTACCACTATTATCCATCACCACCGCCACCTCAGCACCAACTCTTccaacaacagcagcagcaacaacaaaaCAGACCTCAAATCTTATACCCTCAACAAATTCCACAGCCCCCTTCCCCTTCCCATAACCCTAACCCTAATtccacttcttcttcttcttctggtAACAACCTTCTTATGGCCTTCTTCGCCAATCAACATCAACATCAGCCTCCTAGTCCTACTCTCCCTCCACCGTCCGATTCGACGGTTGTGATTCCTTCCGCTCCGCCTGTTAGATTGCGCAGCAGTAAGGTTCCCAAAGGAAGGCATTTGATTGGGAATCATTCGGTTTATGACATTGATGTCAGACTGGACGGGGAAGTTCAGCCGCAACTTGAAGTTACTCCTATTACTAAGTATATATCGGATCCTGGCCTTGTTCTTGGCCGTCAGATTGCTGTTAATAGGAATTACATTTGCTATGGTCTCAAGCTTGGTAACATTCGCATTCTTAATATCATTACTGCTCTGAGATCTTTGCTTCGTGGCCACACTCAG AGAGTAACAGATATGGCTTTCTTTGCCGAGGATGTTCATCTTTTGGCTAG TGCAAGTGTTGATGGACGCTTTTTTATATGGAACATTACCGAAGGCCCTGACGAGGAAGATAAGcctcaaattttgggtaaaATTGTTGTTGCCATTCAGATACTTGCAGACGGGGATTCAGTCCATCCAAGAGTCTGTTGGCATCCTCACAAACAA GAAATTTTGATGTTGGCGATTGGAAATCGGATCCTTAAGATTGATAGCAATAGAGTTGGGAAAGGCGAACGGTTTTCAGCCGAGGAACCTCTTAAATGTCCTGTTGATGAACTGATTAATGGGGTTCAGCTTGTTGGTAAACATGATGGTGAAATTACGGAGCTGTCAATGTGCCAATGGCTGACTACCCGTTTAGCTTCAGCTTCATTAGATGGCACg GTGAAGATTTGGGATGACCGTAAGTCTACACCACTTGCTGTGTTGAGACCATATGATGGCCATCCTGTTAATTCTGTAACATTTTTGATTGGTCCTCATCCACAGCACATTGTGCTTATCACAGGG GGTCCCTTGAATCGGGAACTGAAGATATGGGCCTCTGCTGAGGAGGAGGGCTGGTTGTTGCCTAGTGATATTGAATCATGGAAGTGCACTCAGACTTTGGAGCTGAAGAGTTCTGCCGAACTCAGGCTTGAGGATGCTTTCTTCAATCAAGTTGTTGCGCTTAACCGCGCAGGCCTGTTTCTGCTAGCAAATGCCAAGAAGAATGCTATCTATGCCATACACATGGATTACGGACCTAATCCCGCCTCAACTCGCATGGATTACATAGCTGAATTTACGGTTACAATGCCTATATTGAGTCTTACTGGTACTACAACCGATGCTTCCCCAGATGGAGAACACATTGTACAGATTTACTGTGTTCAAACACAGGCTATTCAGCAGTATGCATTGGACTTGTCTCAGTGCCTGCCCCCACCTTTAGAGAATGCAGAGTTGGAGAAAACAGACTCCAATGCTACCCGTGCTTTTGATGTTGCTAATCCTGATGGTTCTGCCAGTTTGGAATCATCTCACGGGACTAAATCTGCCGATGTAGGTACTACTTCTTTGGTGCCCCCTATACTTTCTAGCAGCACTGAAAGTGTCCCCATAGCGAGCCGTCCTGAAGGTTTGCCTTCTTCTGAGGTTTCTAGTTTGTCAGAAAATGCTTCGGGGGCAGAGACTAAGCCAAGTGCTCTGCCATCTGGTAATGCTGAAAATATCCACTCGGCATCTCCTCCTCTTCCTTTGAGTCCTAGATTATCTCGTAAATCATCTGGTTATAGAAGTCCATCGAACGGTTTTGAGCCATCTGCACAACCCAATGAACATGGTAGTGAGCAGGCAGTAACTGATTATTCAGTTGACCGTAGAACAAATACttccaaagaaaaaatggcTGATGTGCCTTCCTCAGGTGACAATTTGTGGAAGGGTGATAGAAATAGTGCGCAAAATGACATTTCTATGGTTCCTGATCCTCCTGTAGTGTTTAAACACCCTACCCATCTCGTGACTCCATCAGAAATTTTATCTACTGCTGCTTCATCATCTGAGAATTCTCAGTTTAGTCAGCGCATGAATGTTGGAGAGGCAAAGGTTCAAGATGCAGTTGTCAACAATGATGCAGAAGGTGTTGAGGTAGAGGTTAAAGTTGTTGGTGAGACAGGTGGTCTGAAAAACGAATTTAATTCTAGGGAATCCCATGCTACTGTTACggagaagaaggagaaatccTTTTATTCTCAGGCCTCAGATCTTGGCATTCAGATGGCTAGAGATTGTTGTATGGGAACATATAATGTGGATGGAATTCGACAGGCTAGTGATGTTGAAGCACAAGATAGACCTTCTAACAACGGAGAGGTTGAAGAGCAAGACATGTCAAAAGATACACCTGCAAAGGTTGGTGCATCAGAAGCTTCCATGGTGATTCTGCAATCCCCTTCCCCAGCTGCCAAAGGTAGAAAACAGAAGggaaaaaattctcaaatatcTGGTACATCTTCACCATCCCCTAGTCCTTATAACTCCGCAGATTCCTCCAATGAACCAGCTTGCATTTCAGGTGCCCCATCCACTGATGCTACTATGTCTCAGTTATTGGCTATGCAAGACATGCTCAACCAG ATGATGAGCACGCAAAAAGAAATCCAGAAACAGATGAATTCAGTCGTGTCTGCCCCAGTTAATAAAGAAGGCAAACGACTGGAGGCATCATTGGGTCGGAGCATTGAGAAAGTTGTTAAGGCTAACTCAGATGCCTTGTGGGCTCGTTTCcaagaagaaaatgctaaacatGAGAAGTTAGAACGAGACCGCATGCAGCAGATAACGAACTTAATCACCAACACTATAAATAAGGACTTGCCTGCTATACTCGAGAAAACCTTAAAGAAGGAAATAGCAGCTGTTGGACCAGCTGTAGCTCGTGCAATATCTCCAACTTTGGAAAAAAGCATATCTTCAGCTATTATGGAGTCATTCCAG AAAGGAGTGGGTGAAAAAGCAGTGAGTCAACTAGAGAAATCGGTTAGCTCAAAACTGGAAACTACCGTGGCCAGGCAAATACAAGCACAGTTTCAAACTTCGGGCAAGCAAGCTCTTCAG GATGCATTGCGGTCTAATTTGGAAACTTCAATTATTCCAGCATTTGAGATGTCATGCAAAGCAATGTTTGAGCAAATCGATTCTACATTTCAGAAGGGCCTTATCAAACATACAACTGCTATTCAGCAGCAGTTTGAAACTGCACATTCTCCGATGGCCATTGCTTTGAGG GATGCAATTAATTCAGCAACGTCAATTACTCAGACCTTAAGTGGAGAATTGGCTGATGGGCAGCGTAAGCTCTTAGCCATGGCAGCAGCAGGAGCTAACACTAAAACAGGAACTTCCTTGGTCACTCAGTCAAGTAATGGACCATTAGCTGGTCTTCATGAGATG GTTGAGGCGCCTTTGGATCCAACAAAAGAACTGTCTAGGTTGATAGCTGAACGCAAATATGAGGAGGCATTCACAGGAGCACTGCACAGAAGTGATGTGTCAATTGTATCCTGGTTATGCTCCCAG GTTGATCTACCTGGAATTTTGTCAACGGTACCACTCCCTCTAAGTCAAGGAGTTCTGCTGGCCCTTCTTCAGCAATTGGCTTGTGATATCAGCAAGGAAACACCGAGAAAGCTAGCGTGGATGACAGATGTTGCAGTAGCCATAAACCCTGCAGATCCGATGATATCAATGCACGTGCGACCAATCTTTGAGCAGGTGTATCAGATACTGGGGCATCAACGAAACCTACCCAGTACCTCTGCTTCAGAAGCAAATAGCATCCGGCTTCTTATGCATGTCATAAACTCCGTGTTGATGAGCTGTAAATGA
- the LOC102625105 gene encoding enhancer of mRNA-decapping protein 4-like isoform X3, translating into MASNQAGGGGGGVTGGGGSGGFDMNKLLKPSSNPMNMIPNSTNLTTSPSFPSPSSVSSPSPYLTPSSSYPPPTGPYPPYHYYPSPPPPQHQLFQQQQQQQQNRPQILYPQQIPQPPSPSHNPNPNSTSSSSSGNNLLMAFFANQHQHQPPSPTLPPPSDSTVVIPSAPPVRLRSSKVPKGRHLIGNHSVYDIDVRLDGEVQPQLEVTPITKYISDPGLVLGRQIAVNRNYICYGLKLGNIRILNIITALRSLLRGHTQRVTDMAFFAEDVHLLASASVDGRFFIWNITEGPDEEDKPQILGKIVVAIQILADGDSVHPRVCWHPHKQEILMLAIGNRILKIDSNRVGKGERFSAEEPLKCPVDELINGVQLVGKHDGEITELSMCQWLTTRLASASLDGTVKIWDDRKSTPLAVLRPYDGHPVNSVTFLIGPHPQHIVLITGGPLNRELKIWASAEEEGWLLPSDIESWKCTQTLELKSSAELRLEDAFFNQVVALNRAGLFLLANAKKNAIYAIHMDYGPNPASTRMDYIAEFTVTMPILSLTGTTTDASPDGEHIVQIYCVQTQAIQQYALDLSQCLPPPLENAELEKTDSNATRAFDVANPDGSASLESSHGTKSADVGTTSLVPPILSSSTESVPIASRPEGLPSSEVSSLSENASGAETKPSALPSGNAENIHSASPPLPLSPRLSRKSSGYRSPSNGFEPSAQPNEHGSEQAVTDYSVDRRTNTSKEKMADVPSSGDNLWKGDRNSAQNDISMVPDPPVVFKHPTHLVTPSEILSTAASSSENSQFSQRMNVGEAKVQDAVVNNDAEGVEVEVKVVGETGGLKNEFNSRESHATVTEKKEKSFYSQASDLGIQMARDCCMGTYNVDGIRQASDVEAQDRPSNNGEVEEQDMSKDTPAKVGASEASMVILQSPSPAAKGAPSTDATMSQLLAMQDMLNQMMSTQKEIQKQMNSVVSAPVNKEGKRLEASLGRSIEKVVKANSDALWARFQEENAKHEKLERDRMQQITNLITNTINKDLPAILEKTLKKEIAAVGPAVARAISPTLEKSISSAIMESFQKGVGEKAVSQLEKSVSSKLETTVARQIQAQFQTSGKQALQDALRSNLETSIIPAFEMSCKAMFEQIDSTFQKGLIKHTTAIQQQFETAHSPMAIALRDAINSATSITQTLSGELADGQRKLLAMAAAGANTKTGTSLVTQSSNGPLAGLHEMVEAPLDPTKELSRLIAERKYEEAFTGALHRSDVSIVSWLCSQVDLPGILSTVPLPLSQGVLLALLQQLACDISKETPRKLAWMTDVAVAINPADPMISMHVRPIFEQVYQILGHQRNLPSTSASEANSIRLLMHVINSVLMSCK; encoded by the exons ATGGCTTCAAATCAAGcgggaggaggaggaggaggagtcACGGGCGGTGGAGGCAGTGGAGGGTTTGACATGAACAAGCTATTGAAACCAAGTTCAAATCCAATGAATATGATTCCAAACTCAACAAATCTAACGACGTCACCGTCATTTCCGAGTCCATCTTCGGTTTCATCACCGTCTCCGTATTTAACACCGTCTTCGTCTTATCCTCCACCAACTGGTCCATATCCACCTTACCACTATTATCCATCACCACCGCCACCTCAGCACCAACTCTTccaacaacagcagcagcaacaacaaaaCAGACCTCAAATCTTATACCCTCAACAAATTCCACAGCCCCCTTCCCCTTCCCATAACCCTAACCCTAATtccacttcttcttcttcttctggtAACAACCTTCTTATGGCCTTCTTCGCCAATCAACATCAACATCAGCCTCCTAGTCCTACTCTCCCTCCACCGTCCGATTCGACGGTTGTGATTCCTTCCGCTCCGCCTGTTAGATTGCGCAGCAGTAAGGTTCCCAAAGGAAGGCATTTGATTGGGAATCATTCGGTTTATGACATTGATGTCAGACTGGACGGGGAAGTTCAGCCGCAACTTGAAGTTACTCCTATTACTAAGTATATATCGGATCCTGGCCTTGTTCTTGGCCGTCAGATTGCTGTTAATAGGAATTACATTTGCTATGGTCTCAAGCTTGGTAACATTCGCATTCTTAATATCATTACTGCTCTGAGATCTTTGCTTCGTGGCCACACTCAG AGAGTAACAGATATGGCTTTCTTTGCCGAGGATGTTCATCTTTTGGCTAG TGCAAGTGTTGATGGACGCTTTTTTATATGGAACATTACCGAAGGCCCTGACGAGGAAGATAAGcctcaaattttgggtaaaATTGTTGTTGCCATTCAGATACTTGCAGACGGGGATTCAGTCCATCCAAGAGTCTGTTGGCATCCTCACAAACAA GAAATTTTGATGTTGGCGATTGGAAATCGGATCCTTAAGATTGATAGCAATAGAGTTGGGAAAGGCGAACGGTTTTCAGCCGAGGAACCTCTTAAATGTCCTGTTGATGAACTGATTAATGGGGTTCAGCTTGTTGGTAAACATGATGGTGAAATTACGGAGCTGTCAATGTGCCAATGGCTGACTACCCGTTTAGCTTCAGCTTCATTAGATGGCACg GTGAAGATTTGGGATGACCGTAAGTCTACACCACTTGCTGTGTTGAGACCATATGATGGCCATCCTGTTAATTCTGTAACATTTTTGATTGGTCCTCATCCACAGCACATTGTGCTTATCACAGGG GGTCCCTTGAATCGGGAACTGAAGATATGGGCCTCTGCTGAGGAGGAGGGCTGGTTGTTGCCTAGTGATATTGAATCATGGAAGTGCACTCAGACTTTGGAGCTGAAGAGTTCTGCCGAACTCAGGCTTGAGGATGCTTTCTTCAATCAAGTTGTTGCGCTTAACCGCGCAGGCCTGTTTCTGCTAGCAAATGCCAAGAAGAATGCTATCTATGCCATACACATGGATTACGGACCTAATCCCGCCTCAACTCGCATGGATTACATAGCTGAATTTACGGTTACAATGCCTATATTGAGTCTTACTGGTACTACAACCGATGCTTCCCCAGATGGAGAACACATTGTACAGATTTACTGTGTTCAAACACAGGCTATTCAGCAGTATGCATTGGACTTGTCTCAGTGCCTGCCCCCACCTTTAGAGAATGCAGAGTTGGAGAAAACAGACTCCAATGCTACCCGTGCTTTTGATGTTGCTAATCCTGATGGTTCTGCCAGTTTGGAATCATCTCACGGGACTAAATCTGCCGATGTAGGTACTACTTCTTTGGTGCCCCCTATACTTTCTAGCAGCACTGAAAGTGTCCCCATAGCGAGCCGTCCTGAAGGTTTGCCTTCTTCTGAGGTTTCTAGTTTGTCAGAAAATGCTTCGGGGGCAGAGACTAAGCCAAGTGCTCTGCCATCTGGTAATGCTGAAAATATCCACTCGGCATCTCCTCCTCTTCCTTTGAGTCCTAGATTATCTCGTAAATCATCTGGTTATAGAAGTCCATCGAACGGTTTTGAGCCATCTGCACAACCCAATGAACATGGTAGTGAGCAGGCAGTAACTGATTATTCAGTTGACCGTAGAACAAATACttccaaagaaaaaatggcTGATGTGCCTTCCTCAGGTGACAATTTGTGGAAGGGTGATAGAAATAGTGCGCAAAATGACATTTCTATGGTTCCTGATCCTCCTGTAGTGTTTAAACACCCTACCCATCTCGTGACTCCATCAGAAATTTTATCTACTGCTGCTTCATCATCTGAGAATTCTCAGTTTAGTCAGCGCATGAATGTTGGAGAGGCAAAGGTTCAAGATGCAGTTGTCAACAATGATGCAGAAGGTGTTGAGGTAGAGGTTAAAGTTGTTGGTGAGACAGGTGGTCTGAAAAACGAATTTAATTCTAGGGAATCCCATGCTACTGTTACggagaagaaggagaaatccTTTTATTCTCAGGCCTCAGATCTTGGCATTCAGATGGCTAGAGATTGTTGTATGGGAACATATAATGTGGATGGAATTCGACAGGCTAGTGATGTTGAAGCACAAGATAGACCTTCTAACAACGGAGAGGTTGAAGAGCAAGACATGTCAAAAGATACACCTGCAAAGGTTGGTGCATCAGAAGCTTCCATGGTGATTCTGCAATCCCCTTCCCCAGCTGCCAAAG GTGCCCCATCCACTGATGCTACTATGTCTCAGTTATTGGCTATGCAAGACATGCTCAACCAG ATGATGAGCACGCAAAAAGAAATCCAGAAACAGATGAATTCAGTCGTGTCTGCCCCAGTTAATAAAGAAGGCAAACGACTGGAGGCATCATTGGGTCGGAGCATTGAGAAAGTTGTTAAGGCTAACTCAGATGCCTTGTGGGCTCGTTTCcaagaagaaaatgctaaacatGAGAAGTTAGAACGAGACCGCATGCAGCAGATAACGAACTTAATCACCAACACTATAAATAAGGACTTGCCTGCTATACTCGAGAAAACCTTAAAGAAGGAAATAGCAGCTGTTGGACCAGCTGTAGCTCGTGCAATATCTCCAACTTTGGAAAAAAGCATATCTTCAGCTATTATGGAGTCATTCCAG AAAGGAGTGGGTGAAAAAGCAGTGAGTCAACTAGAGAAATCGGTTAGCTCAAAACTGGAAACTACCGTGGCCAGGCAAATACAAGCACAGTTTCAAACTTCGGGCAAGCAAGCTCTTCAG GATGCATTGCGGTCTAATTTGGAAACTTCAATTATTCCAGCATTTGAGATGTCATGCAAAGCAATGTTTGAGCAAATCGATTCTACATTTCAGAAGGGCCTTATCAAACATACAACTGCTATTCAGCAGCAGTTTGAAACTGCACATTCTCCGATGGCCATTGCTTTGAGG GATGCAATTAATTCAGCAACGTCAATTACTCAGACCTTAAGTGGAGAATTGGCTGATGGGCAGCGTAAGCTCTTAGCCATGGCAGCAGCAGGAGCTAACACTAAAACAGGAACTTCCTTGGTCACTCAGTCAAGTAATGGACCATTAGCTGGTCTTCATGAGATG GTTGAGGCGCCTTTGGATCCAACAAAAGAACTGTCTAGGTTGATAGCTGAACGCAAATATGAGGAGGCATTCACAGGAGCACTGCACAGAAGTGATGTGTCAATTGTATCCTGGTTATGCTCCCAG GTTGATCTACCTGGAATTTTGTCAACGGTACCACTCCCTCTAAGTCAAGGAGTTCTGCTGGCCCTTCTTCAGCAATTGGCTTGTGATATCAGCAAGGAAACACCGAGAAAGCTAGCGTGGATGACAGATGTTGCAGTAGCCATAAACCCTGCAGATCCGATGATATCAATGCACGTGCGACCAATCTTTGAGCAGGTGTATCAGATACTGGGGCATCAACGAAACCTACCCAGTACCTCTGCTTCAGAAGCAAATAGCATCCGGCTTCTTATGCATGTCATAAACTCCGTGTTGATGAGCTGTAAATGA